From Gammaproteobacteria bacterium, one genomic window encodes:
- a CDS encoding STAS domain-containing protein has translation MQIRTETIDGTLIAYAAGRIDGASALDFKRSMQAVLGDEKTVVVDCHEVTEVSSAGLSAFLMIARELQEQGMKFALCSMTPRVRIVFEMTGFDKIIPVHATREGALGSLRD, from the coding sequence ATGCAGATTCGCACCGAGACTATAGACGGAACGCTGATCGCCTACGCGGCGGGCCGCATTGACGGAGCCAGCGCATTAGACTTCAAGCGTTCCATGCAGGCAGTGCTGGGCGACGAAAAAACAGTCGTCGTCGATTGCCATGAAGTCACGGAAGTCAGCAGCGCGGGACTGAGCGCGTTCCTGATGATCGCCAGGGAATTGCAGGAGCAGGGCATGAAATTCGCGCTATGTTCCATGACGCCGCGGGTCAGGATTGTTTTCGAGATGACCGGGTTCGACAAGATCATCCCGGTGCATGCGACCCGCGAAGGGGCGCTGGGCTCGCTCCGCGACTGA
- a CDS encoding JAB domain-containing protein encodes MAGSRISQWPSSTRPRERLLNEGVDSVSDAEMLCILLGSGAAGMSALELAQELLVRFGGLRGVFAATPRELAGVHGIGAAKATVIAAARECYARSLKEKITTGRRLGNSADSERFLLARLRDRRYETFCCMFLDCRNRVLAFEEIFHGTLDSAMVYPREIVRRAMERNAAAVILAHNHPSGVAEPSQADHLITERIRKALELIDVRVLDHFIVGHDGCASLARLGAL; translated from the coding sequence ATGGCCGGTTCAAGGATTAGCCAGTGGCCGAGTTCCACGCGACCCCGGGAACGGCTTCTGAACGAGGGAGTCGACAGCGTGTCGGATGCCGAGATGCTGTGCATTCTTCTGGGATCGGGCGCCGCCGGGATGTCGGCGCTGGAGCTGGCGCAGGAGTTGCTGGTGCGCTTCGGCGGCCTGCGCGGGGTATTCGCGGCCACGCCCCGCGAACTCGCCGGGGTGCACGGAATCGGCGCGGCCAAGGCCACCGTGATCGCGGCCGCTCGTGAATGCTATGCCCGGTCGCTGAAGGAAAAGATCACGACAGGGCGCCGACTGGGCAATTCGGCCGACAGCGAGCGCTTCCTGCTGGCCCGGCTGCGGGACCGCCGCTACGAGACCTTCTGCTGCATGTTTCTCGATTGCCGAAACCGGGTGCTGGCCTTTGAAGAGATCTTTCACGGCACCCTCGACAGCGCCATGGTCTATCCGCGGGAAATCGTGCGCCGCGCCATGGAACGAAACGCGGCGGCGGTCATCCTTGCCCACAACCACCCGTCCGGCGTGGCGGAGCCCAGCCAGGCGGACCACCTGATTACCGAGCGCATCCGCAAGGCGCTGGAACTGATCGACGTGCGGGTGCTAGACCACTTTATCGTCGGACACGACGGATGCGCTTCGCTCGCGCGCCTGGGGGCGCTTTAG
- the coaBC gene encoding bifunctional phosphopantothenoylcysteine decarboxylase/phosphopantothenate--cysteine ligase CoaBC, with protein MHILTNKKILLGVSGSVAAYRAPELARRLSEHGAEVRAVLTEGGAKLISPLLMQAVTGAPARCSLWDEAAEAAMSHIELARWADCIVIAPATANTIARLARGEASDLLGTVCLASNAPVLVAPAMNRNMWSNRATQENCASLRERGCVLVGPDHGQQACGDVGEGRMSAVPDIIEALERSVGVSDQLAGQRVLITAGPTREPIDPVRFLSNRSTGTMGFELAEAAARAGADVQLVTGPTSRPTPAGVERLDVVTADEMLNAVMERANDCHVFIACAAVSDYTPARYSTKKLKRRDSAEALELKPSPDILAGVARLPERPFLVGFAAETQQVEENARAKLESKGVDMVVGNRVGEDRGFGDVATSARVVWEGGGRRIGKCAKPEMARQLIGLIAERCGLEKVTLLRTRSSAQ; from the coding sequence ATGCACATCCTGACGAACAAGAAGATCCTGCTGGGCGTAAGCGGCAGCGTCGCCGCGTACCGTGCCCCGGAGCTGGCCCGCCGGCTGTCCGAGCATGGCGCGGAGGTTCGCGCGGTCCTGACCGAAGGCGGCGCGAAGCTGATTTCCCCGCTTTTGATGCAGGCCGTTACGGGTGCGCCGGCCCGCTGCTCGCTCTGGGACGAAGCGGCCGAGGCGGCGATGAGCCATATCGAGCTGGCGAGGTGGGCGGATTGCATCGTCATCGCCCCCGCTACCGCCAATACGATCGCGCGCCTGGCTCGCGGCGAAGCCTCCGACCTGCTCGGCACGGTATGCCTGGCGAGCAATGCTCCGGTGCTGGTGGCGCCGGCCATGAATCGCAATATGTGGAGCAACCGGGCCACGCAGGAAAATTGCGCCTCGCTGCGCGAGCGCGGATGCGTACTGGTGGGTCCCGATCACGGACAGCAGGCCTGCGGCGACGTTGGCGAGGGTCGCATGAGCGCGGTTCCGGACATCATCGAGGCGCTGGAGCGGAGCGTCGGCGTGTCGGACCAACTGGCCGGGCAGCGGGTGCTGATTACGGCCGGACCGACGCGGGAACCGATCGATCCGGTGCGATTCCTGTCCAACCGGAGCACCGGGACGATGGGATTCGAGCTTGCCGAAGCGGCGGCGCGGGCCGGCGCCGACGTTCAGTTGGTGACCGGACCCACTTCGCGGCCTACGCCGGCGGGAGTCGAGCGCCTGGACGTGGTCACTGCCGACGAAATGCTCAATGCTGTGATGGAGCGGGCGAACGACTGCCACGTTTTCATCGCCTGCGCTGCCGTGTCGGACTACACTCCGGCGCGTTACAGCACCAAAAAGCTGAAACGCCGGGACTCCGCGGAAGCGCTGGAACTGAAGCCGTCGCCCGACATTCTGGCCGGCGTGGCCCGACTGCCCGAGCGGCCTTTCCTGGTCGGCTTCGCCGCCGAGACCCAGCAGGTGGAGGAGAACGCGCGCGCCAAGCTTGAGTCCAAGGGCGTGGACATGGTGGTCGGCAACCGGGTCGGCGAGGATCGCGGGTTCGGGGACGTGGCGACGTCGGCGAGGGTCGTATGGGAAGGCGGCGGCCGGCGGATCGGGAAGTGCGCCAAGCCGGAGATGGCGCGGCAGTTGATCGGCCTGATCGCCGAACGCTGCGGACTGGAGAAAGTAACGCTGCTGCGGACCCGGAGTTCGGCGCAGTGA
- a CDS encoding dUTP diphosphatase: MGRRRPADREVRQAGDGAAVDRPDRRTLRTGESNAAADPEFGAVSRPARPADQRGCAIQLRILNERARLPRYETQGSAGMDLRACLDEPLTLKPGETRLVHTGIAVHIADPELAAVILPRSGLGHKHGVVLGNLVGLIDSDYQGEIMMSCWNRGDKPFVLEDGMRVAQLVLLPVARAAFDVVEEFTASERGEGGFGHTGRT; this comes from the coding sequence ATGGGAAGGCGGCGGCCGGCGGATCGGGAAGTGCGCCAAGCCGGAGATGGCGCGGCAGTTGATCGGCCTGATCGCCGAACGCTGCGGACTGGAGAAAGTAACGCTGCTGCGGACCCGGAGTTCGGCGCAGTGAGCCGACCGGCGCGGCCCGCGGATCAGCGGGGTTGCGCGATCCAGCTACGGATTCTCAATGAAAGAGCCCGGCTGCCCCGTTATGAAACGCAGGGATCGGCCGGCATGGACCTTCGCGCCTGCCTGGACGAGCCGCTTACGCTGAAGCCGGGCGAGACCCGCCTCGTACATACGGGCATCGCGGTGCATATCGCCGATCCGGAACTGGCCGCGGTCATACTTCCGCGCTCCGGCCTCGGCCACAAGCACGGCGTAGTGCTCGGCAACCTGGTGGGACTGATCGACTCCGACTACCAGGGCGAGATCATGATGTCCTGCTGGAACCGCGGCGACAAACCCTTCGTGCTGGAGGACGGAATGCGGGTGGCGCAACTGGTGCTGTTGCCGGTAGCGCGGGCGGCCTTCGACGTGGTCGAAGAATTCACGGCATCCGAGCGGGGCGAGGGCGGCTTCGGCCACACCGGCCGCACCTGA
- the pyrE gene encoding orotate phosphoribosyltransferase: MRPSQADLLRLALDTGALLFGEFTTKGGRASPYFFNSSKLCTGRGSLVAGQALAEAAMGSGLRFDMLFGAAYKGIPLAAITSLALAQGYGLDVPYAYNRKERKDHGEGGAVVGAALGGRVLIVDDVLTAGTSAREAVGLVRDAGAEPVGLLLLLDRQERGSGKLSAAGELADVFGIGVCSVFGLDSLLGAMRATGMDPDAQERIAAYRKKYGAP; encoded by the coding sequence CTGCGTCCCAGCCAGGCCGATCTGCTGCGCCTTGCGCTCGACACCGGCGCCTTGCTGTTCGGCGAATTCACAACCAAGGGCGGGCGGGCAAGTCCTTATTTCTTCAACTCCTCGAAGCTGTGCACCGGACGCGGTTCGCTGGTGGCCGGCCAGGCCCTGGCGGAGGCGGCCATGGGGTCGGGACTGCGTTTCGACATGCTCTTCGGCGCGGCCTACAAGGGCATACCGCTGGCCGCCATTACGTCGCTGGCCCTGGCGCAGGGCTACGGCCTGGACGTCCCGTACGCGTACAACCGAAAGGAGCGCAAGGACCACGGCGAAGGCGGAGCCGTGGTGGGAGCGGCACTGGGCGGCCGCGTTCTGATCGTCGACGACGTGCTGACCGCCGGCACCTCCGCGCGCGAGGCGGTGGGCCTTGTGCGGGATGCCGGAGCCGAACCCGTGGGCTTGCTGTTGTTGCTGGACCGGCAGGAACGCGGTTCCGGCAAGCTCAGCGCGGCCGGGGAACTGGCTGACGTATTCGGTATCGGCGTCTGCTCCGTATTCGGACTGGACAGCCTGCTCGGTGCGATGCGCGCGACCGGAATGGACCCCGACGCACAAGAGCGGATCGCGGCTTACCGAAAGAAATACGGCGCGCCCTGA
- a CDS encoding enoyl-CoA hydratase family protein gives MNFSPEHFLMELRGRVAVITLNRPERKNPLTFDSYAELRDTFRSLDRNAEPRAVVIHGAGGNFCSGGDVHEIIGPLLEMDGTNLLNFTRMTGDLVKAMRSCPLPVIAAVDGICAGAGAAIAMAADLRVGTARSRTAFLFTRVGLAGCDMGACALLPRIIGQGRATELLLTGRSMSGDEARETGFFNRLAEPERLLDESLEWAGQLASGPNFAHAITKNQLNLEWDMPLDLAIESEAQAQAICMQTGDFRRAYEAFVKRERPEFRGD, from the coding sequence ATGAACTTCAGTCCCGAGCATTTCCTGATGGAATTGCGTGGGCGCGTGGCCGTCATTACGCTCAATCGCCCGGAACGCAAGAACCCGCTGACGTTCGACTCCTATGCGGAACTCCGGGACACCTTCAGGTCGCTGGATCGCAATGCGGAGCCGCGCGCAGTCGTGATACATGGCGCCGGCGGCAATTTCTGCTCCGGCGGAGACGTGCACGAGATCATCGGCCCGCTGCTGGAAATGGACGGGACGAATCTCCTGAACTTCACACGCATGACCGGCGACCTGGTGAAGGCCATGCGCTCCTGCCCCCTGCCCGTCATCGCCGCCGTCGACGGCATTTGCGCGGGGGCCGGGGCGGCGATCGCCATGGCCGCCGATCTAAGGGTCGGCACGGCGCGTAGCCGGACCGCTTTCCTTTTCACCCGCGTGGGACTGGCGGGCTGCGACATGGGGGCCTGCGCGCTGCTGCCGCGCATCATCGGGCAGGGGAGGGCAACGGAATTGTTGCTGACCGGACGTTCGATGAGCGGCGACGAGGCGCGGGAAACCGGGTTTTTCAACCGCCTCGCGGAACCGGAACGGCTTCTGGACGAAAGCCTGGAGTGGGCCGGGCAACTCGCGTCCGGTCCCAACTTCGCGCACGCGATCACCAAGAACCAGCTCAACCTGGAGTGGGACATGCCGCTGGATCTTGCGATCGAGTCGGAGGCGCAGGCGCAGGCCATCTGCATGCAGACCGGTGATTTCCGGCGCGCCTACGAGGCATTCGTGAAGCGCGAGCGACCGGAATTCAGGGGAGACTGA
- a CDS encoding bifunctional salicylyl-CoA 5-hydroxylase/oxidoreductase has product MRLLIAGGGPTGLYLAISMLRRSSSHRITVLERNRPDDTFGWGVVFSDATLDNLTENDPKTAGEIRGRFTHWDDIEVHFRGRKLLSGGHGFCGIGRKRLLRILQRRASELGAELRFETEAEPDLDLYRDHDLVVATDGVNSRFRQAYAPHFDVEIQTRPNYFQWLGTQKHFEAFNFIFKELEEGWIWAHAYRFEDGFSTFIPECSSGAWERLGFGEMGQEENCRALEKIFARHLGGHRLVSNAGHIEGHAWLNFRRVHCGKWRYRNLILAGDAAHTAHFSIGSGTKLGLEDAIELAEALNGGGATDEALQEYEESRRLEVIKLQSAARNSTEWFENVPRYARFAPQQFNYSLLTRSQRVSHENLRLRDSRWLKRMERWYSRRETGSARAVAPMFVPFRIKDLELSNRVVVAPMDMYSAVDGTVGDFHLVHLGSRAQGGAGLVFTEMSCVSPEGRITPGCAGVYRREHADAYRRIVDFVHEHSEARIALQIGHSGPKGSTRLMWDGMDQPLESGNWPVMGPSEKTYRRGGQVPRPMTRADMDEVVEQFRQAARLGIEAGFDWLELHCAHGYLLSSFISPLSNRRRDQYGGSLRRRLRFPLEVLEAVRGIWPDERPLSVRISATDWVKSGVTGEDSVEIARAMTAAGADIIHVSAGQTSTRARPVYGRMFQTPYSDRIRNEAGVPTIAVGNIYETDHVNSILAAGRADLCALARPHLSDPYWTLHASTALGHGRQHWPIQYLSGKEQAERLAARAALLQEADI; this is encoded by the coding sequence ATGCGCTTATTGATTGCGGGCGGCGGACCGACCGGGCTGTACCTGGCCATTTCGATGCTGCGGCGCTCGTCGAGTCACCGAATCACGGTGCTGGAACGCAACCGGCCCGACGACACCTTCGGCTGGGGCGTGGTGTTTTCCGACGCGACGCTCGACAACCTGACCGAAAACGACCCAAAGACCGCCGGCGAAATCCGCGGGCGGTTCACCCACTGGGACGACATCGAGGTGCACTTTCGGGGCCGCAAGCTTCTGTCCGGCGGTCACGGCTTCTGCGGAATCGGGCGCAAGCGGCTGCTGCGCATCCTCCAGCGCCGGGCTTCTGAACTGGGCGCCGAACTGCGCTTCGAAACCGAGGCGGAACCGGACCTCGACCTGTATCGCGACCACGACCTAGTCGTTGCCACCGACGGCGTCAACAGCCGCTTTCGCCAGGCTTACGCTCCGCACTTCGACGTGGAGATCCAGACCCGGCCCAATTACTTCCAGTGGCTTGGCACGCAAAAGCACTTCGAGGCCTTCAACTTCATATTCAAAGAACTTGAGGAGGGCTGGATCTGGGCGCACGCCTACCGCTTCGAGGACGGTTTTTCGACCTTTATCCCCGAGTGCAGCTCGGGCGCCTGGGAGCGGCTCGGGTTCGGCGAAATGGGCCAGGAGGAGAACTGCCGGGCGCTGGAAAAGATATTCGCGCGACATCTGGGCGGACACCGGCTGGTGAGCAACGCCGGCCATATCGAGGGCCACGCCTGGCTGAACTTCCGCCGGGTGCACTGCGGGAAGTGGCGCTACCGCAACCTGATCCTGGCGGGGGACGCGGCGCACACAGCCCATTTCTCGATCGGCTCCGGCACCAAGCTGGGGCTGGAGGACGCCATCGAGCTGGCCGAGGCGCTCAACGGCGGCGGCGCCACCGACGAGGCGCTCCAGGAATACGAGGAGAGCCGCAGGCTGGAGGTGATCAAGCTGCAGTCGGCGGCGCGCAATTCCACCGAGTGGTTCGAGAACGTGCCCCGCTATGCGCGCTTCGCGCCGCAGCAGTTCAACTATTCGCTGCTGACCCGCAGCCAGCGGGTAAGCCACGAGAACCTGAGGCTGCGCGACAGCCGCTGGCTCAAGCGGATGGAGCGCTGGTACAGCCGGCGGGAAACGGGCAGCGCACGCGCGGTCGCGCCGATGTTCGTGCCTTTTCGAATCAAGGACCTGGAACTGTCCAACCGCGTGGTGGTGGCGCCGATGGACATGTACAGCGCGGTGGACGGAACCGTAGGCGACTTTCACCTCGTGCACCTGGGGTCGCGCGCGCAGGGCGGCGCGGGACTGGTGTTCACCGAAATGAGTTGCGTGTCTCCCGAGGGGCGGATCACGCCGGGCTGCGCCGGCGTGTACCGCCGGGAACACGCCGATGCCTACCGGCGCATCGTCGACTTCGTGCACGAACACAGCGAGGCCCGTATTGCACTGCAGATCGGGCACTCGGGCCCCAAGGGCTCCACCCGCCTGATGTGGGACGGAATGGACCAGCCGCTGGAATCCGGGAACTGGCCGGTGATGGGGCCATCGGAGAAAACCTACCGGCGTGGCGGCCAGGTTCCCCGCCCCATGACCCGCGCCGACATGGACGAGGTCGTGGAACAATTCCGGCAAGCGGCCCGGCTCGGCATTGAGGCCGGCTTCGACTGGCTGGAGCTGCATTGCGCCCACGGCTATCTGCTGTCCTCGTTCATCTCTCCGCTGTCCAACCGGCGCCGCGACCAATACGGCGGGTCGCTCAGGCGCCGCCTGCGGTTCCCGCTGGAGGTGCTGGAAGCCGTGCGCGGCATCTGGCCCGACGAGCGGCCCCTGTCGGTGCGGATTTCGGCCACCGACTGGGTCAAGAGCGGCGTGACCGGCGAGGATTCGGTTGAGATCGCGCGCGCCATGACCGCGGCCGGCGCGGACATCATTCACGTATCGGCGGGACAGACCTCCACCCGCGCGCGGCCGGTCTACGGCCGCATGTTCCAGACGCCGTACTCGGACCGGATCCGCAACGAGGCCGGCGTGCCAACGATCGCGGTCGGGAACATCTACGAGACCGACCACGTCAACAGTATCCTGGCCGCCGGCCGAGCCGACCTGTGCGCGCTGGCCAGGCCGCATCTCAGCGACCCGTACTGGACGCTGCACGCCTCCACGGCCTTGGGCCACGGCCGGCAGCATTGGCCCATACAATACCTGTCGGGCAAAGAACAGGCCGAGCGCCTTGCGGCCCGGGCGGCACTGTTGCAGGAAGCGGACATATGA
- a CDS encoding NAD(P)-binding protein, whose translation MPTRRRRETVRKFNRRDAVKGIGATAFVLAGCGRSPSNEDNAAANGNGLPATDSDVIVIGAGLSGLQAARLLESEGLSVKVLESRNRVGGRVLSYRHIPGSPEAGGTSFGAGYARLMQVIQELGVGLVNLDAMVEFFRVRTLALNGEIIPMEEWPTHALNPLPEQSRQFPPWAYLNFKMFTNNPYPTTPDWVSPEFAHLDVSLREYLTGQGETDAVVDLCYNNNPGWGNNADEVSAALVLFAMRFGAAVEGFTGPDGGSAYTAVNGNQSIPEAMAAALNSEVLLERRVTGITDTGSRVEVHCEDGSRHYAGRVVCSLPCSLLRHLNLEPGLEGLQAEAAQNVDSQILNQLHMVAKRPFWEDDGLSPNMWTDSLAGMVVGERKGDTPDEVTSLTSWTRGALAVEQDRLSDDEAAAHIVADIERLRPAAKGQLEVMAYQSWYNDPDSAGDWAVWKPGQVMKYAPEVGKQHGRVHFCGEHTAVANRGMEGALESGDRVAFEVLDLI comes from the coding sequence ATCCCAACGAGGAGGAGGCGGGAGACAGTGAGGAAATTCAATCGGCGGGACGCGGTAAAGGGCATCGGCGCCACCGCATTCGTGCTGGCCGGCTGCGGCCGGAGCCCCAGCAACGAAGACAATGCGGCTGCAAACGGTAACGGATTGCCGGCGACGGACAGCGATGTGATCGTGATCGGCGCCGGGCTGTCCGGCCTGCAGGCGGCGCGGCTGCTCGAGTCGGAAGGCCTGAGCGTCAAGGTGCTGGAATCGCGCAACCGCGTGGGCGGGCGGGTCCTGTCCTACCGGCATATACCCGGTTCGCCCGAAGCCGGAGGCACGAGTTTCGGGGCCGGCTACGCGCGCCTGATGCAGGTCATCCAGGAGCTCGGCGTAGGGCTGGTGAACCTGGACGCGATGGTCGAGTTCTTCCGCGTGCGCACACTGGCCCTGAATGGCGAGATCATTCCCATGGAGGAATGGCCCACGCACGCATTGAACCCGCTGCCCGAGCAGTCCCGCCAGTTCCCGCCCTGGGCCTACCTGAATTTCAAGATGTTTACGAATAACCCGTATCCCACGACGCCGGATTGGGTATCGCCCGAGTTTGCTCACCTCGACGTGTCGCTGCGCGAATACCTGACCGGTCAGGGCGAGACCGATGCCGTTGTCGATCTCTGCTACAACAACAACCCGGGCTGGGGCAACAACGCCGACGAGGTGTCCGCCGCACTCGTGTTGTTCGCGATGCGGTTCGGGGCCGCTGTGGAGGGGTTTACCGGTCCGGACGGCGGGTCCGCGTACACGGCTGTGAACGGCAACCAGTCGATACCCGAGGCCATGGCCGCTGCGCTGAACTCGGAGGTGCTGCTGGAGCGCCGCGTCACGGGCATCACCGATACCGGTTCCCGCGTCGAAGTGCATTGCGAGGACGGCAGCCGTCATTACGCCGGCCGCGTGGTCTGCTCGCTCCCATGCTCCCTGCTGCGTCATCTGAACCTGGAGCCCGGGCTTGAAGGATTGCAGGCCGAGGCGGCACAAAACGTCGATTCCCAGATACTCAACCAATTGCACATGGTCGCGAAGCGTCCCTTCTGGGAGGACGACGGCCTTTCGCCCAACATGTGGACCGATTCGCTCGCCGGAATGGTGGTCGGCGAGCGCAAGGGCGACACGCCGGACGAAGTCACCAGCCTCACGAGCTGGACGCGCGGCGCGCTGGCGGTGGAGCAGGATCGATTGTCGGACGATGAAGCCGCCGCCCATATCGTTGCGGACATCGAGCGCCTGCGCCCGGCCGCCAAGGGCCAGCTTGAGGTCATGGCCTACCAGTCGTGGTACAACGATCCCGACTCGGCGGGCGACTGGGCGGTCTGGAAGCCGGGCCAGGTCATGAAGTACGCACCCGAGGTGGGCAAGCAGCATGGCCGGGTGCACTTCTGCGGCGAACACACGGCCGTGGCCAACCGCGGCATGGAAGGAGCGCTGGAGTCCGGCGACCGCGTCGCCTTCGAAGTGCTCGACTTGATCTGA
- a CDS encoding DUF1015 domain-containing protein, translated as MLEVAPFSALRPSPGQASETIAPPYDVVSIDEARARIAGRPHDFFRLSLPEAAMSDSDNSGPEQHYAKARRTLDEFLASGVIARDAKPAYYLYRVRSGDHAQTGIVLLVSVESYRAGTLRRHELTRPDKETVRSRLIQALESQTGLVMLAHRAHEGLAALIAAATQVAPDCEATLEQGGAVTEHSVWVVDDESSMERITKAFADLGELYIADGHHRVAAGNRAAAAHDGRPEAQWLIGATFPADELRILDYNRVVSGLNGYSPASFLEALSACFEVTASPGPARPARSREYGLYLDGNWHRARLRAGLAPEDDPVGSLDVSLLGKHLLAPILGIEDSRTDPRIDFVGGARGLEELERRVDGGDVSVAVALYPTPMQALMDVAGAGEIMPPKSTWFEPKLADGLLAYSWATEVTENVR; from the coding sequence ATGCTTGAGGTAGCACCTTTCAGCGCATTGCGTCCCTCGCCGGGACAGGCTTCCGAGACCATCGCTCCGCCGTACGACGTAGTGAGCATTGACGAAGCCCGAGCACGAATCGCCGGTCGGCCCCACGATTTCTTCCGCCTTTCGCTGCCGGAGGCTGCCATGTCCGACTCCGACAACAGCGGGCCGGAGCAGCACTACGCCAAGGCGCGTCGGACGCTTGATGAATTCCTGGCGAGCGGCGTGATCGCCCGTGATGCCAAACCGGCCTATTACCTATATCGGGTACGGAGCGGGGACCATGCGCAAACCGGAATCGTGCTGCTGGTTTCGGTGGAGAGCTATCGCGCGGGCACGCTGCGCCGCCACGAACTGACCCGTCCCGACAAGGAAACGGTGCGTTCAAGGCTGATCCAGGCGCTGGAATCGCAGACCGGGCTGGTCATGCTGGCGCACCGCGCGCATGAAGGCCTGGCTGCGCTGATTGCCGCAGCAACGCAGGTTGCCCCCGATTGCGAAGCAACCCTGGAGCAGGGCGGTGCGGTTACCGAGCACAGCGTCTGGGTGGTGGATGACGAGTCCTCAATGGAGCGGATCACGAAGGCGTTTGCCGATCTGGGCGAGTTGTACATCGCCGATGGCCACCACCGCGTTGCCGCGGGCAATCGGGCCGCGGCGGCGCATGATGGACGGCCCGAAGCGCAGTGGCTGATCGGGGCCACCTTTCCTGCCGACGAATTGAGGATCCTCGACTACAACCGTGTCGTCTCGGGCCTGAACGGGTACAGCCCCGCGTCGTTCCTTGAAGCGTTGTCCGCCTGTTTCGAGGTGACCGCTTCGCCAGGACCGGCACGACCCGCTCGATCCCGCGAATACGGACTCTACCTGGACGGCAACTGGCACCGGGCGCGGCTGCGTGCGGGCCTTGCGCCGGAAGACGATCCCGTCGGCAGCCTGGACGTAAGCCTGCTGGGGAAACATCTGCTGGCGCCGATTCTGGGAATCGAGGATTCGCGTACCGACCCGCGGATCGACTTCGTGGGCGGCGCGCGTGGTCTTGAAGAACTGGAGCGGCGCGTGGACGGAGGCGACGTGTCGGTTGCCGTAGCGCTCTACCCCACGCCCATGCAGGCCCTGATGGACGTGGCGGGCGCCGGCGAGATCATGCCGCCCAAGTCCACCTGGTTCGAACCCAAGCTCGCCGACGGATTGTTGGCCTATAGTTGGGCCACGGAGGTGACTGAAAATGTCCGATGA
- a CDS encoding DUF1838 domain-containing protein has protein sequence MGQFALNRREAILAGAGTALTGGVLTGCAAETPLDLELDLEDPAVRARVRAKVSGSAAEETVYRFYRLHLYAYMNDGNLIPLFTMNNLNVTQCSPLEDNQYAFKVFECGVYCKFDTDEVLESWENPITGEVREPWTFLGGPLNVKMGPDGVETPPEATVHPTPLRMETYGGMVFVPIASHFSYPSPFDPEEWPKESPGRTHYWDSLFVHAARLEDVANPEINNAPAFCQFQNLVSWGPWVGMGGHEGRSYGRAYGTKLASIDELPAGARKSLELKAPKIFDVENWTEYHDYIEEYKDTYGS, from the coding sequence ATGGGACAATTTGCATTGAATCGGCGCGAAGCCATTTTGGCGGGCGCCGGAACCGCGCTGACGGGCGGCGTGCTTACCGGATGCGCGGCCGAGACGCCGCTGGATCTGGAACTGGACCTCGAAGACCCTGCCGTCCGCGCCCGCGTGCGCGCCAAGGTATCGGGTTCCGCCGCGGAGGAAACGGTCTACAGGTTCTACCGCCTGCATCTCTACGCCTACATGAACGACGGCAACCTCATACCGCTGTTCACGATGAATAACCTGAACGTCACGCAGTGCAGTCCGCTGGAGGACAACCAGTACGCATTCAAGGTGTTCGAGTGCGGCGTCTATTGCAAGTTCGACACGGACGAGGTGCTGGAGTCCTGGGAAAACCCGATTACGGGAGAAGTCAGGGAGCCCTGGACGTTCCTCGGCGGACCGCTGAATGTGAAAATGGGTCCCGACGGGGTGGAGACTCCGCCGGAGGCCACGGTCCACCCAACGCCCCTGCGCATGGAAACATACGGCGGCATGGTCTTCGTGCCCATTGCCTCGCATTTTTCGTATCCCAGCCCGTTCGACCCGGAAGAATGGCCGAAGGAATCGCCCGGCCGCACCCACTACTGGGATTCCCTGTTCGTCCACGCCGCAAGGCTGGAGGACGTGGCCAATCCGGAAATCAACAACGCGCCGGCCTTCTGCCAGTTCCAGAACCTGGTGAGCTGGGGACCGTGGGTCGGCATGGGCGGCCACGAAGGCCGCAGTTACGGCCGGGCCTACGGCACAAAGCTGGCCAGCATCGACGAACTACCGGCCGGGGCCCGGAAGTCGCTGGAACTGAAGGCGCCGAAAATCTTCGACGTGGAGAACTGGACCGAGTACCACGACTACATAGAGGAATACAAGGACACCTACGGGTCGTAG